The stretch of DNA CACAAAGAAGAAAAGGTGGTACTGGGGTTTTttttatgtgcttttttttttacgtcaggTTCACATTGGTGTAAGTGAGATTCTGTAGCAAAAAACACAGAGAATATACCACAATACTTGTGCCGATTATCTAACCTGAGGCATGTCATGTCAGTTTGGGAAATTTCACCCATTTCAATTGAATAAATCTATATACACTAGCAAATGTCTATTGCCCTTAATATTTGACCACTCTCGCACATTCTGCCCTGTCTTACCTGGACTGCCCATCAAGTTCTGCTGCACTGAACTGGAGTAAGCATGATTTATGTCTAAAGCCGACACCTGACTGGAAGCATCTGAATATCCGGGCTTGTTGACTACCTCTGGACTATTGGGCTTCTCTTCCACATGAGCAGAGTATTTACTGTTTTCAGTCTTCCTATATGTTGGCTGCTGCATATGGAGAAGTGCAGACAGTTGGCATACACACCATGGGCTGCTGCCAGTTTGTGATGGGACATAGACTGACTTATACTGTCCTGGATCTTGGGAGGGATGTCTACAGATGACTGCTGGAGTTTGGATATTCTCACGTGGAATCTCCTCTGGTGCTGCTATATAGTTTACAGATGCTGTAGGGACGGCTGTAACTATGTGAACCCTAGATGCCTTTTTATCAGGGATATATACTGGCTCATAGCAAACTTGTCTTACTGGTTTATCCACAGATATTTGGATCTGGTAAAGGTTAGATGGCAGCATTTCTCTTGTTCTTTGTTGGTGTTCAGTGGACATTATTTTCATCTGTGCTACTCCCTGAGTTGGCGGAACAACCTCTGGCAGCCGGGACTCTATAGTCTTTTTAGACAGATAAATAGCTGACCCTGGAGCAGATGAGTCTGCATAGTCTGGTGGATGATGTGACATTTTGGAAACAATCCTGTGGACATCACCATCAAAAGTTACAGAATTTTGTAGCTTTGAAATAGTTATTTCGGGGATGAGAGCAGAAAAACTTGTACTAGCTCCATTTGTTCGTCTACCATTTGATGAGACACCTCTGGGTAGTGAATACTGTCTATCAGGAGCCTTCTCTCTTGTGGATGAGTAAAGAGCTTGGCCATTTAACTTCTTAGGGACTGCTCCACTGGCGGACGCTTTCCTCCCCAAGGTTTTTGTTGGCTGGGACTGTGTATTGGTTGAAACATTCTCTAATCTTTCAGGGTCTTCTGCACTTTGTTCTGCAGATGCTTCCATACCAGAACTTGTCTGTTCTTGATGTTGGTGCTTCACACTGTCTTTATACTCAGCTCCTGCTGCTCCTGAGGCTTCTTCTCTAGGATGTAAGTGACTATACACTCTATGTGCACTGATCAATGGATTTGATATGTCACGGTACAGCAATGGATATTTTAGTTCCCCATTCAGTGAAGCGGTCATGGCTTCTGCCAGAGAGGCATTACCAGCACATGGATCTTGTTTGGCAAGACATTGCGCATTCTCTGTTTCTACTATTTCAGATTCTGCTTTATCTTTTGAAACCAGAAAGGATGAGATTCTTGATATTGGGTTGTCAGCAGGGCCAAACTGTGTCTGTGTGCTATCTGTGGAGAAGATAACATTAGTTAGATCAGAAATCTAAGAAAAATCCAGGAAAAAGATGGTGGAGGAGGGCTGTCTCCCATTAAGCTGTGCATAAACCTGTTCACTGCCATAGGCCAGGTGGGGTGGGTTTGCGAGGTTTAGAGGCCAGTTAAACTCCCGCCAATATGTAGACTAGGAGCTTACTTACTTTGTCTGCGCTGAAATTCTTGTACAAGGTTCTTAAAATCCATAGTGGGGTTTTCTGCAAGTAAAATACAAATTCTTTAATTTTAGGGTTGAGGAACCTAGAACTATAGAGAAGAATCATGATCCAttttaagggcagggtcacacaggaTGGGGAAATATGCTGTGCATGCGCCGACGGCAGTCACAAGAGGGACCGCAGGGTAAGGTCCAGGCTGTGGCCAGGCAGCTCTGTGTGTCCACCCGTAGCGGCAGATTTTtacagcagacacacagagctacctacCGCCGCTGCAGCTGGGACCTCACTCTGCAGTCCCACTTGTGACTGCGGTTGGTGCatctgcagcgtgaaatatgctgcaaatGAACCTCGTGTGACTCTGCCCCAAAGAGTTTAATGTGCTCTACTCCCAAATAGCTGGCTTGCATGTGAGAAAGTGCTCAGCCATAAAACAAGTGATACCACACAACTTATACCTGTTAACCAAGACTTATGCCATATACTGTACTAGATCCATATACTAGAGCTATTTTATTTTGCCAAAAAGCATGTTAGCTGCCTTGgccataaatgggcactgtaacttaaaaaaaaaaaaaaaaaaaaacttttgacacttTAGAGACATATCATAAGTTTTGATCTGTCAGGGTCTGAGTACCGGGACCCCGATAGATCACCCAGAAAGAGCTGGAAAAAGAATGCGCTAAGCGAGACAAACTTacattgtaagtctatggggttGTCTTGGTCAGCTGTGCTCTTCTCCTAGCTCTTCTCGGGGTTTGAACACTCAgaaccagaggcggctctctaattaggtgATTTAGGCTGCCGTCTAAGGCCTCACGCTAAACGGGGCCTCGCGGCCGCCTAAATCGTGAaattcaggggtctcaaactcccggcccgcgggccatttgcggcccgcggaacgagagtttgtggcccgcaccaggtatgggtaatttgtattgcccgacgcccaggacatgcagttccaggcgcCAGGCAGGTAACTTCATCaggcatgtgacgtccctctgcAGACCCGcataggaggacgtcagtgatgcactagtcaggccgccgccggagaggagaagcgcagcacaggacaggtaagtgtgtctatgtgtgtgcatgcgtgggtgtctgtgtgtgtgtgagagtggggggggacggggggacgacaacaatgctacctaatgtggggaacctgctactacctaatgtggggaacctgcttcttctacctaatgtggggaacctgctactacctaatgtggagaacctgctactacctaatgtggggaacctgcttctacctaatgtggggaacctgcttctacctaatgtgggggacctgcttctacctaatgtggggaacctgctactacctaatgttgggaagttgctactacctaatgtgggaaacctgcttctacctaatgtggggaacttgcttctacctaatgtggggaacctgctactacctaccttatgtggggaaactgttactacctacctaatgtggggaacctgctactacctaatgtggggaacccccagaagtagcacccccatcatccgtcagctcatgctattatcacacaggggtagggggaatgggggggttgctggtggatgatgaggggtgcatgatgggggcattatatgtaaggtacgcatgcggcccagcctcacccagctgctacctccagtgtcccccagataatttgagtttgagtccCCTGGTGTAATTAGAGAGCTGCAGGCTGctgtaataaaaaatatgtcaGCAGCCTTTCCCGGTCAAAATTTTTAATTGTTtagcccaggggcggactgaccggctggtCCATTCGGCCATCGTCCGAAGGGCCCGCCAGTCACattaaatcccccccaaaaaaatttaaattgcccGCGACACCCGGGCCCAGCACACACCAGA from Hyla sarda isolate aHylSar1 chromosome 5, aHylSar1.hap1, whole genome shotgun sequence encodes:
- the CABYR gene encoding calcium-binding tyrosine phosphorylation-regulated protein; protein product: MSTKPRLLVPFGLKTLLEGLSRAVVTTQPNNIPDYASYYFAELLKYRRENPTMDFKNLVQEFQRRQNSTQTQFGPADNPISRISSFLVSKDKAESEIVETENAQCLAKQDPCAGNASLAEAMTASLNGELKYPLLYRDISNPLISAHRVYSHLHPREEASGAAGAEYKDSVKHQHQEQTSSGMEASAEQSAEDPERLENVSTNTQSQPTKTLGRKASASGAVPKKLNGQALYSSTREKAPDRQYSLPRGVSSNGRRTNGASTSFSALIPEITISKLQNSVTFDGDVHRIVSKMSHHPPDYADSSAPGSAIYLSKKTIESRLPEVVPPTQGVAQMKIMSTEHQQRTREMLPSNLYQIQISVDKPVRQVCYEPVYIPDKKASRVHIVTAVPTASVNYIAAPEEIPRENIQTPAVICRHPSQDPGQYKSVYVPSQTGSSPWCVCQLSALLHMQQPTYRKTENSKYSAHVEEKPNSPEVVNKPGYSDASSQVSALDINHAYSSSVQQNLMGSPGEDEPANLKTIYQHCNLRRTDQSVNSQCNAEQLQSQTPKYKEFLLCTCKSDLQSSNGQPLLITSPVHMVDEEAKQVASPPPYILIGSSEWKKVHAVQSINEQDFQRFTTPSPFASTKPNTGNQMQNLSIRHDPAYLSIAVPLEEMHGASATPSITHIAETRSIPSFGNSIAIAVATSRCPYVRDELD